One Streptomyces coeruleorubidus DNA segment encodes these proteins:
- a CDS encoding SulP family inorganic anion transporter: MNTACLKQDFAASVVVFLVALPLCVGVAVASGVPAELGIVTGIVGGLVTGLLPGSSLQVSGPAAGLTVLVFEAVHQHGLATLGVIVLATGLLQLGMGALRWGRWFRAISVAVVEGMLAGIGLVLIAGQLYAMTHSKAPSSGIDKIAGLPQMLVDSLHSASAVASLLLGAGTIAVLLLWPRLPKKVRLVPGPLAAVALATVASLAFALPVTKVTVEGLVSVIQPPAPSVFAGLADVGVVTTVLAFTLIASAESLFSAAAVDRLHDGPRTDYDKELMAQGVGNTVCGLLGALPMTAVIVRSAANVQAGARTKASRVMHGAWLLLFAALLPAALGVIPIPALAAVLVYSGFKLIPVEGIVALWRGHRGEAVILVVTAVSIVAISMFEGVLIGLALAVVKTAWEASHVKLEIVDKGAGAVQAHLSGNATFLRLPKILDALEAIEQDRPVELNLSRVHHLDHACRTALENWAERHGTAGTAETKVITAA, from the coding sequence ATGAACACCGCTTGTCTCAAGCAGGACTTCGCCGCCTCCGTCGTCGTGTTCCTGGTCGCCCTGCCGCTGTGCGTCGGTGTGGCCGTCGCCTCCGGCGTACCGGCCGAACTCGGCATCGTCACCGGCATCGTCGGCGGACTCGTCACGGGCCTGCTGCCGGGCAGCAGCCTCCAGGTGTCCGGGCCGGCCGCCGGTCTGACCGTGCTGGTCTTCGAGGCCGTCCACCAGCATGGACTCGCCACGCTCGGTGTGATCGTGCTGGCCACGGGCCTGTTGCAGCTCGGCATGGGGGCGCTGCGCTGGGGGCGCTGGTTCCGGGCCATCTCCGTCGCCGTGGTCGAGGGCATGCTCGCCGGAATCGGCCTGGTGCTCATCGCCGGCCAGCTGTACGCGATGACGCACAGCAAGGCTCCGTCCTCCGGCATCGACAAGATCGCCGGGCTCCCGCAGATGCTCGTCGACTCGTTGCACTCCGCCTCGGCCGTGGCGTCCCTGCTGCTGGGCGCGGGCACCATCGCCGTCCTGCTGCTGTGGCCGAGGCTGCCGAAGAAGGTGCGCCTCGTGCCCGGCCCGCTCGCGGCCGTCGCGCTCGCCACCGTCGCCTCGCTGGCCTTCGCCCTTCCCGTCACCAAGGTGACCGTGGAAGGGCTGGTCTCGGTGATCCAGCCGCCCGCGCCCTCCGTTTTCGCCGGTCTGGCGGATGTCGGGGTGGTGACCACGGTCCTGGCGTTCACGCTGATCGCCTCGGCGGAGAGCCTGTTCAGCGCGGCGGCCGTGGACCGGCTGCACGACGGGCCGCGTACCGACTACGACAAGGAGCTGATGGCCCAGGGAGTCGGCAACACGGTCTGCGGCCTGCTCGGCGCGCTGCCGATGACCGCGGTGATCGTGCGCAGCGCGGCCAACGTCCAGGCGGGCGCCCGGACCAAGGCCTCCCGGGTCATGCACGGTGCCTGGCTGCTGCTGTTCGCCGCCCTGCTCCCGGCCGCGCTGGGCGTCATCCCCATCCCGGCGCTCGCGGCCGTCCTGGTCTACTCGGGTTTCAAGCTGATCCCGGTGGAGGGGATCGTCGCCCTGTGGCGCGGGCACCGCGGCGAGGCCGTGATCCTCGTCGTCACCGCGGTGTCGATCGTCGCGATCAGCATGTTCGAGGGCGTATTGATCGGCCTCGCGCTCGCCGTGGTCAAGACGGCCTGGGAGGCGTCCCACGTCAAGCTGGAGATCGTCGACAAGGGCGCGGGCGCGGTGCAGGCCCACCTGAGCGGCAACGCGACCTTCCTGCGGCTGCCGAAGATCCTCGACGCCCTGGAGGCGATCGAGCAGGACCGCCCCGTCGAGCTGAACCTGTCCCGGGTGCACCACCTCGACCACGCCTGCCGTACGGCACTGGAGAATTGGGCGGAGCGACACGGTACGGCCGGTACCGCGGAGACCAAGGTCATCACGGCCGCCTGA
- a CDS encoding carbonic anhydrase: MQTLIAHARTFSRSRGAELGELAAGQSPFALFITCSDSRVVPSLITGARPGELFELRTAGNIVPPYDAGPTSEAATIEYAVEVLGVRDIVVCGHSHCGAVGALVRGDDLSAVPAVRDWLGHAARQPSGAPDDPLVAEAVQHHVLGQVLRLMSYPCVENRLRDERLRVHAWFYEVHTGGVLAYRAESDSFETL; the protein is encoded by the coding sequence ATGCAAACCCTCATCGCACACGCACGCACCTTCTCCCGCTCCCGCGGCGCCGAACTGGGCGAACTGGCCGCAGGGCAGTCGCCGTTCGCCCTCTTCATCACCTGCTCCGACTCACGCGTCGTCCCGTCGCTCATCACCGGTGCCCGCCCCGGTGAGCTCTTCGAGCTGCGCACGGCGGGGAACATCGTTCCGCCGTACGACGCGGGTCCCACCTCCGAGGCCGCGACGATCGAGTACGCCGTCGAGGTGCTCGGTGTCCGCGACATCGTGGTCTGCGGGCACTCCCACTGCGGCGCGGTCGGCGCGCTGGTACGCGGTGACGACCTGTCCGCCGTACCGGCGGTGCGTGACTGGCTCGGCCACGCCGCCCGGCAGCCGTCCGGCGCGCCGGACGACCCGCTCGTCGCCGAGGCGGTCCAGCACCACGTGCTGGGGCAGGTGCTCCGGCTGATGTCGTACCCGTGCGTCGAGAACCGCCTCCGGGACGAGCGGCTGCGGGTCCACGCGTGGTTCTACGAGGTCCACACCGGCGGCGTGCTGGCGTACCGGGCCGAGTCCGACTCCTTCGAGACGCTGTGA
- a CDS encoding SDR family NAD(P)-dependent oxidoreductase yields METDRFTMRGNRSVSKSQESMMPTNRPVALVTGASSGIGKETALALVAAGFDVAGTSRDTSRVSPLDGVSFLDLDVASDASVTTAVQQVIERFGRIDVLVNNAGVGSMGAAEETSVAQAQGVFDTNVFGVMRMVNEVLPHMRAQGRGRIINISSVLGFLPQPYMAVYAASKHAIEGYTESWTTRSESTASGRSSSNRLHQDRIRGQQCETRHAPAGLRAAAADRRPRDGRGDQGRRRPTVVAKAIVAAATDARPKLRYTAGPMAGRASTLRESLPPGPSTSRSAR; encoded by the coding sequence ATGGAAACCGATCGGTTTACGATGAGGGGAAACCGATCAGTTTCCAAGAGTCAGGAATCCATGATGCCGACGAACAGGCCGGTGGCACTCGTGACGGGTGCGTCATCCGGCATCGGGAAGGAAACCGCGCTCGCGCTGGTCGCAGCGGGTTTCGACGTGGCCGGTACAAGCCGCGACACCTCACGCGTCAGCCCGCTCGACGGTGTGTCGTTCCTCGACCTCGACGTGGCCAGTGATGCCTCGGTCACCACCGCGGTCCAGCAGGTGATCGAGCGGTTCGGGCGGATCGACGTCCTCGTCAACAACGCCGGCGTCGGCTCGATGGGAGCGGCCGAGGAAACCTCCGTCGCGCAGGCCCAGGGCGTCTTCGACACCAACGTCTTCGGGGTCATGCGCATGGTGAACGAGGTCCTGCCGCACATGCGCGCCCAGGGACGCGGGCGCATCATCAACATCTCGTCCGTGCTCGGGTTCCTGCCCCAGCCCTACATGGCCGTCTACGCCGCCTCCAAGCATGCGATCGAGGGCTACACCGAGTCCTGGACCACGAGGTCCGAGAGCACGGCGTCCGGGCGCTCATCGTCCAACCGCCTACACCAGGACCGGATTCGAGGCCAACAGTGCGAAACCCGACACGCCCCTGCAGGTCTACGCGCAGCAGCGGCAGACCGCCGACCGCGTGATGGCCGAGGCGATCAGGGACGGCGACGCCCCACCGTCGTCGCCAAGGCGATCGTCGCGGCGGCCACCGACGCGAGGCCGAAGCTGCGCTACACCGCCGGCCCCATGGCCGGACGCGCGAGCACACTGCGCGAGTCGCTCCCGCCCGGGCCTTCGACAAGCAGATCCGCAAGATGA
- a CDS encoding sensor histidine kinase: MTTVRTAEPAPPKQAIGMSGRHPLRSIRVRLLGRMLVLVGLTLASLTGAESIIFTARLNERVDRELAHDLQAFRSFATGTTGSSGPDPGGVRALFVSYLEGYIPEHGQTLITLVDGDPYRRSAEEPPARLDTDRALMSRAAAVRSPSYGDAQSPAGSVRFVAVPVAVAGDSARGVLVIATFTQQERDHINESIRTQIYLGLGAMLLSACVGWIFASRIVAPLRVLRDTARSIHESDITRRIHIQDRDEIGQLAGTFNDMLARLDDAFSTKRQFMNDVGHELRTPITIVLSQLETLPDDPVERAQTVAIVTGELHRMHRMSEELLMLAKARRPDALRPEDLSLGELIEEVYVKAAALAERRWLLDFVDNPHRDNLHADRQLLTQAMVQLAQNAAQHTEEHARIWIGGRAGADGVELWVKDTGPGIRLADQQRIFERFVRAEESRGSAGRASARHRQGHSRGAPRRGPGGQRSGPGATFTLRIPYVTHALNGGPRQP, translated from the coding sequence ATGACAACGGTGAGGACGGCTGAGCCCGCACCGCCGAAGCAGGCCATCGGCATGTCCGGCCGCCACCCGCTCCGGTCGATCCGCGTGCGCCTGCTCGGACGGATGCTGGTGCTCGTCGGACTGACCCTGGCGAGCCTCACCGGCGCGGAATCGATCATCTTCACCGCTCGCCTGAACGAACGCGTCGACCGCGAACTCGCCCACGACCTCCAGGCGTTCCGCTCCTTCGCGACCGGGACCACGGGCAGTTCGGGGCCGGATCCCGGCGGAGTCCGCGCACTCTTCGTCTCCTACCTGGAGGGTTACATACCGGAGCACGGCCAGACCCTGATCACCCTGGTCGACGGAGATCCGTACCGCCGCTCGGCCGAGGAGCCGCCGGCCCGCCTGGACACCGACCGTGCGCTGATGAGCAGGGCCGCCGCGGTCCGCTCACCTTCCTACGGGGACGCGCAGAGCCCGGCGGGATCCGTGCGGTTCGTGGCCGTGCCCGTCGCGGTGGCGGGCGACTCCGCTCGGGGCGTCCTCGTAATCGCCACCTTCACCCAGCAGGAACGCGACCACATCAACGAGTCGATACGCACCCAGATCTATCTCGGCCTCGGTGCCATGCTGCTCTCCGCCTGCGTCGGCTGGATCTTCGCCAGCCGTATCGTCGCGCCGCTTCGGGTCCTGCGGGACACCGCCCGCTCGATCCACGAGTCGGACATCACCCGCCGCATCCACATCCAGGACAGGGACGAGATCGGCCAACTGGCGGGCACCTTCAACGACATGCTGGCCCGCCTGGACGACGCCTTCTCCACCAAGCGCCAGTTCATGAACGACGTGGGCCACGAACTGCGCACCCCCATCACCATCGTGCTCAGTCAGTTGGAGACCCTCCCCGACGACCCGGTGGAGCGCGCCCAGACCGTCGCGATCGTCACCGGTGAACTGCACCGCATGCACCGCATGTCGGAGGAACTCCTCATGCTGGCCAAGGCCCGCCGCCCGGACGCCCTGCGCCCCGAGGACCTCAGCCTCGGCGAACTGATCGAAGAAGTCTACGTGAAGGCCGCCGCACTGGCCGAACGCCGCTGGCTCCTCGACTTCGTGGACAACCCGCACCGCGACAACCTGCACGCCGACCGCCAGCTCCTCACCCAGGCCATGGTCCAACTGGCCCAGAACGCCGCTCAGCACACCGAGGAGCACGCCCGTATCTGGATCGGCGGCCGAGCCGGAGCCGACGGAGTCGAACTGTGGGTCAAGGACACCGGCCCCGGCATCCGCCTCGCGGATCAGCAACGCATCTTCGAGCGCTTCGTCCGCGCCGAGGAGAGCCGCGGCTCAGCCGGGCGGGCCTCGGCTCGCCATCGTCAAGGCCATAGCCGAGGCGCACCACGGCGAGGTCCGGGTGGCCAGCGCTCCGGGCCGGGGGCGACCTTCACCCTGCGCATCCCGTACGTCACGCACGCCCTGAACGGCGGCCCCCGCCAACCATGA